Genomic segment of Leopardus geoffroyi isolate Oge1 chromosome B2, O.geoffroyi_Oge1_pat1.0, whole genome shotgun sequence:
ACTACAAAACAAGCATGCAGATTAGAAGGCAGTGATAATTTACAACTTTTTCTGTACCAGATTAACGGGCTTGGGATACCTGAAGTGGCCCAGAAGAAAATCACAATTGCTCAGATTTGGTTCTTAAGCTTTTACTCCTTTAAGAACAGAGTCTCAGCCTTAGATAGAAGATGTCCAGATTCAACAGAGAGGACTCAACAACATGTCCTCCCGACTAAGCAGGCtgtgtgttttaattattctGATTCATTCAACACAGGCTAAGAAATGGGTAAAACGTAGCCTGAGGTCTGACAACTGGTTCACTGGTGAtgttaaaaagcttttaaatttgTCCACTTTTAAGCCTGTATTTTGAGTTAGGCTTTCAAGTCATTTGTCTCCCGGTGAGACAGCAAATGTCACCACTCGATTACAAGTATTCATTCGGGGCCCTGGATTTCCTTGCCTGGGCATAGAGAGGTCGGTGACTCCATTCTTCAGACAGTGGGACTTCATGGCCTCTAAACTCTTCTGTAAGTTTTCATAAGTTGGCTTATGTGAAGCCCTTTTCTTTGTAATCTGAGTacaaagaatgaatttaaaacttCCATTAGTCCAAAATGATAGCCAAAGAAAAGCCATCACATTCTCACAACATCCTGATCATTAAAAAACTATATACTTTCAGAATTCCTTAGAGCAGGACAAATCTCATATTGTCCCTTCCAGTTATGGGAGGCCCTCAGGAAAATCCACTAAACAGGGCCTGAGAAACCCAGAGAGCACCATGTAAtaacttttccttttcccaaGAAGCCCAGGAGATTAGTAGACTGTGCCTATTGtctattgtttttaaacaagGTAGGTCAAAGTCTCTGTGCCACTTCCAAGAGATAAGCAATGTATCTGTAACAAAAAAGAACCCATACCACCTAAAAACTTCCtgttaagtctatttatttagaaACCACagttgtttgcttttcatttctctataaagaacaaagagaaactgGTAGTGTTCCAAACAAGACTGGAAGTCACATCGACCTTAAGGACAGCATCCCAAGGGCTTAAGGCATGTTCCCGTTCAGTGTGCTATCCACATCAGACTTGTAGTGGGTTGGCTGCTCTAAGTCGCTCAGCACCATCACCAAGCAGCCACACTCCTTCCAGGGCCTAAAGGTCATATGGACAGTGGAAGAATCCCACATTgaggcagaaggcaggaaaagagctAAGTAATACTAGGCACTGCATTTGAGagggaagaacaaaagaaaaactcctTTGGGATATCCATCTTTTGAGATAGGTTTCTATCTCACCATAATTAGGAAAGAATTAAGGCACGGGGGACATCCCTAATTTTTCCAAGTCTTAGAACACAGGCTTTTGGTAGTTTTCACAGTGGAGCTGGGAGGAAGCCTCGTGCTCCTTTCCAACGCAGTGCTCCCAACAGCCACCACCACTGGACCTGGGCTGGCATGGATCAGAAGTTGTGGCCATCTTTGTCTGTCTAGAACAGAACATCACGAGCAACACAAATGCAGCAGCCCACATCCAGTCCTTAGAACACCGTAAGAACTGACCCTCGTCTTACCAAGTAATATATGTATCGCCCATCTCTCTTCAGAACAGCCACTTCTCCAGATTTCTTTTCTacaaaaaagttatttaatagtagaaaggtatttaaaaaaacaacaccgATTTGCattcttcaatttaaaataaaatctttacagaTTTGAGTTGACTTCAGTACTAAACAATAATTTCAACTCTGAAGAAACCTAGGGTCTCTGTTAACACTTTGTTTCTTATCAGCCTTCCTTAACTTCCAGCTTTCTTATCCGTTTTCTCAGTCTTGTTTTCCTCTTATCCCGTCCTGCCCATATTTTCAAATACACCCTTACTTATtcacttaaaaaacttttaataactttttcttttacatataaagAGTTACTGTGTTAAGCATTATGGAGCAGAGATGTGTAAAAGTTCCTAATTGGTGAAGAGCTTTCAATGAAGGGAAGGTGTCCCATTTACAAAGAACTACAATAAAAAGCAGTATAAACTTTTAATGGAATCACCAGTGGAGTCTCCGACCCGATAAGCCTGGACCATGATCTGAGCAACTATTGCCAAAGCTCTGCATGTGATTCTAACTCCTGTCTCTGGTTTAAAATCACTGGTAAAGTGATGGGAATGATCTGTAAGGAAGAGGTTTTAAACTCCTCTTTGAGGAGTAAGTAAAATATGGGTAGACAGGATCTTGAATGCCTAGTTAACACCTATGGACTTCATTAAGCACTTCCGTTATTAGAAGTTTCAGAAAACTGAAGTAGTATCAACAAAGTTTTATGACAGAGGAAGAGATTAGAAACGTTTATGAGAATTCAAGTTTGGTGTGATGAAGACCCAAACTGTAGGCCATTTTTGTAGAGGAAAACCTTAATCTGAAGAGTTCAAGTTCTCAGTGGTTGGGAACCACTGCATGTATATCCTatctaataattaaaatgtaaccGGTGATGAAGACGGTCTAGCCAAGGCGGACGAGTAAAGCTGTTTTTCAAAACTCACGTTGATTTAACAGCTCCTGCACCCCTCCAAATTTCTTCTTGAAGAGGACAGCTATCCCAGCACCCATTCGACAATCCTCACTGATACAGTGGGCTAAAGAGTCTGTTTTGGGGCATGCAAAAAGGTCTCCTTTCACGTAAGTGATCTAAAAAtgtgaagaagggaaaagaaaggtttTATTTGATACAGAAAAACACTaagatatttctttcatttttctttattgtgtctCCCACCACTGCCCCTCCTTGATTTAAAACCAAATCTgctgcggcacctgggtggctcatttgagagaccaactcctgatttcggctcaggtcatgatctcatgatttgacACTGAGCCCCACGCTGCAaaaacagcgtggagcctgcttgggatgcacccgtgcgtgcgcgctctctctcaaaacaaacaaataaacattaaaaaataaataaaaccaaagctgcaGAATTTAAGGAGTTAACCACAACAAATTAAAGCATGTGTAAGAGAAAAGTGATCATGATCTCTGCCTCGTACTGTATCAGCCTTTCTGAAGCAAatcagctggggagggaggaagacaattCAATTATGGCTTTAATTAAAGTGTTTATGCTTTTGACCTTAATTATTCTGAATTTCAGTTCACCAATAAGTTAATAGTTGTTACGCACTCTGCTTCCTTCTGAATCTTCATTAGGGCTGCCGGCCATGATACTGAGTCGCTATTTCCAGAACTTAGGGGTTTCTTCAGCTacgagaagggaaaaggaaaaatgcttaGGCAGCCTGAACATAGTATATTCAAATTCCCTGACCACCCACTTGGTAGTCTTCTTCCCCCACCATTTATCGCTGAATGGGAGTTCGTTCAGGCTCTAGAAAGTAATACAAAATTCTTCTGGGGCAAGAATGAGGAAGGATGGCTAGGTCTGGAGGCGGCCGGGCCCCGCTCGCATTTCGCGCTTTCCTTGGGGGCGCCCCGCTCGGCCAGGGGAAGGAAAGGCGGTCCCTACGACTCGTCTCCTCCTTTTTCCGCGCCCGGGCAAGGCGGATTCAGGACTGTCTCTTCTCTGCAAAACCAAAAGTACTTCCCCAGTGGGTCTGGCACACGAGACAAAAGGAGGGACTTGGCCACAGTCCCGCTGAGCAACCGAGGAGTGTCTGGACCAGGGGAGTTGTACCGCCGAACCGCAggcggggagagggaaggaggcctCTCAAGGAAGGCTCGCCCCCATCTGCTCGTGGGGAGGGACGGGGAAGGAGTCTAGAGAGGCCTCCCGTTCTGTCTCCCACCCTAGGGCAGGTCAGCGAGGGAACAGGGCCTGTCCTAGGGTCccgtgggaaggagagagaaggctcCCTCAAAGCCCCAACATACCGGGGTTACCCTTCCACCTGGAAAGGAGTCGGCCGTTGCGAAGTCCCGCCCCGCGGGGAAGGGCTCCGGATCCAGCCCTGGTAGGTGGGAAGCAGCAGACGAACCCAGACACAGAACCAATCCAGCCACAGCCCTTAATTGCACGCACCTAAAATGGCCGCCCACCACCCGGGAGCGGGGCGGAAACAAGCCTCTCTAGCAAGCCAGCCGAACTCGCACTCTTTGGTAATGGCCGCCGAACTTCCGGCGGTAAAATCCGTGGAAAGTCCCGCCGCCGCCCGGGCATGCGTAACGAGACAGCCCGCCGCGAGTGGGGAAGAACGGCGCTTGCGCCTTAGCCCCAGGGGTGTGTCTCCAGCCACCGCAGAGAAGTGGGTGGGCAGTTGGCAAAGAAGATAGTTAGCGCCTGCGTAGTACTATGTTTAGGGCGGTGTTTGAGTTCAAGGATCTGGCGCGTCCAGAAGGCGCCTGCGTATTCCTTCTGCTGGAGATGGTGTCGAATCAGGAAAGTGGGCGTGGCTCCAGGGAACGCCTGCGCGATGCTCCCTcaactgggggtggggtgaacCAGATGCTGGGGTTAGGGGGCGTGGTCTCAGGGGCGCCTGCGCCGAGGCGGTTGGAGGGAGGCCCGATTCCCCTTTGTTCGGGTTCGCCATTTTGCGAGGCAGCGGCagtggcggcggcagcggcggctgGAGCCTCTGATTGGGTTTCGGGGTCCGGTACTGGAGCCAATCAGCGCGGGCAGCGAACCGGGGGAGCGAGGCACGGTGAGTGTGAGGAGCCAATATCCAGCGGCCCAGAGCCGGCCCCAGCGCCCCGATTGGCGGGTCTCGCTGACCACTCAGGAGAGGCCCAGGCGCCCGTCGAGCCCCGGGAGTCTAGCTGAGCCTAGCCGAGCGGGGCGGCCGGCGGCCCCGGCCGAGGGCCTGTGAGCGCCCCGGGCCACTCCCGGCCGAGGCCTGCAGGGGGCCGCCCCGCGCGGGGATGGCGCTCTCGAGAGCGAGCACCTCTGGGTCCAGACCCTTGCTGGGTGGCTGTGCCAGTTGGGGATGCGTCCGCATTCTCCCGGCCCTTAGGCCCAATTTGTCCGGCCACAGGCGCGGGGTTGGTGGGCCTGCCTGCCACGAACGCCCATACACTCAGGTGCACACACGCTCGGGGCCT
This window contains:
- the OARD1 gene encoding ADP-ribose glycohydrolase OARD1 isoform X2, giving the protein MAGSPNEDSEGSRITYVKGDLFACPKTDSLAHCISEDCRMGAGIAVLFKKKFGGVQELLNQQKKSGEVAVLKRDGRYIYYLDWMWS
- the OARD1 gene encoding ADP-ribose glycohydrolase OARD1 isoform X1, yielding MAGSPNEDSEGSRITYVKGDLFACPKTDSLAHCISEDCRMGAGIAVLFKKKFGGVQELLNQQKKSGEVAVLKRDGRYIYYLITKKRASHKPTYENLQKSLEAMKSHCLKNGVTDLSMPRIGCGLDRLQWENVSAMIEEVFEATDIRITVYTL